In Cedecea neteri, a single genomic region encodes these proteins:
- the prmA gene encoding 50S ribosomal protein L11 methyltransferase: MPWIQLKINTTGGNAESLGDALIESGAVSVTFQDTHDTPVFEPLPGETRLWGDTDVIGLYDAETDMEEVVAILEHCPLLGQGFHHKVEQLEDKDWEREWMDNFHPMRFGNRLWICPSWRDVPDETAVNVMLDPGLAFGTGTHPTTSLCLEWLDGLDLAGKTVIDFGCGSGILAIAALKLGAAKAIGIDIDPQAIQASRDNAERNGVSDRLELYLPKDQPEVMSADVVVANILAGPLRELAPLISVLPVEGGLLGLSGVLASQAEGVCEAYADKFTLDPVAEKEEWCRITGRKHG, encoded by the coding sequence ATGCCATGGATCCAACTGAAAATTAACACCACCGGCGGCAACGCTGAAAGCTTAGGCGATGCGCTGATTGAAAGCGGGGCGGTTTCCGTCACCTTCCAGGACACCCACGACACGCCGGTCTTTGAACCGCTGCCGGGTGAAACTCGCCTTTGGGGTGATACCGACGTTATCGGCCTGTACGACGCGGAAACCGACATGGAAGAAGTTGTCGCTATCCTTGAGCACTGCCCTTTGCTCGGCCAGGGATTCCACCACAAAGTGGAACAGCTGGAAGATAAAGACTGGGAGCGCGAATGGATGGACAACTTCCACCCAATGCGCTTCGGCAACCGCCTGTGGATCTGCCCAAGCTGGCGCGATGTGCCGGATGAAACTGCCGTGAACGTGATGCTCGACCCGGGCCTGGCGTTTGGCACCGGTACCCATCCAACCACCTCGCTGTGCCTCGAATGGCTCGACGGCCTGGACCTGGCGGGCAAAACCGTGATCGACTTCGGCTGTGGCTCCGGGATCCTGGCGATTGCCGCCCTCAAACTGGGGGCCGCAAAAGCTATCGGCATCGATATCGATCCGCAGGCGATTCAGGCGAGCCGTGATAACGCCGAGCGTAACGGTGTTTCCGACCGGCTTGAGCTTTACCTGCCGAAAGACCAGCCAGAAGTCATGAGCGCCGACGTGGTGGTCGCTAACATCCTGGCCGGCCCTTTGCGTGAGTTAGCGCCGTTAATCAGCGTGCTGCCAGTTGAGGGCGGTTTGCTTGGCCTCTCTGGCGTTCTGGCAAGCCAGGCCGAAGGCGTTTGCGAAGCTTATGCCGATAAGTTCACGCTTGACCCGGTTGCGGAAAAAGAAGAGTGGTGCCGCATCACCGGCCGCAAGCACGGCTGA
- the msrQ gene encoding protein-methionine-sulfoxide reductase heme-binding subunit MsrQ: MRLTVKQITWLKVGLHLAAFLPFVWLFYAASQGLFSADPAKDIQHFTGRMALKLLLATLLVTPLARYAKQPLLIRTRRLLGVWCFVWATLHLTSYSLLELGISNLGLLGQELVSRPYLTLGIICWIILLALAVTSTQRAQRFLGARWQKLHNFVYLVAILAPIHFLWSVKILTPQPLLYALGAIILLALRYKKFRQWWR; the protein is encoded by the coding sequence GTGCGCCTGACGGTAAAACAGATTACCTGGCTGAAAGTGGGGCTTCATCTGGCCGCTTTTCTGCCCTTTGTCTGGCTGTTCTATGCGGCAAGCCAGGGACTTTTCAGCGCCGATCCGGCAAAAGATATTCAGCATTTTACCGGCAGAATGGCGCTCAAACTGCTGCTGGCGACGTTACTTGTCACGCCACTCGCGCGTTACGCTAAACAGCCGCTCTTGATTCGTACCCGCCGCCTGTTGGGCGTGTGGTGCTTCGTCTGGGCAACGCTGCACCTCACCAGCTATTCCCTGCTGGAGCTGGGGATCAGCAATCTTGGCCTGCTTGGACAGGAACTGGTGTCCCGCCCTTATCTGACGCTGGGTATCATTTGCTGGATTATCCTGCTGGCCCTGGCCGTGACGTCGACCCAGCGAGCCCAGCGTTTTTTGGGTGCCCGCTGGCAGAAATTGCATAACTTCGTCTATCTGGTCGCGATCCTCGCGCCGATTCATTTCCTCTGGTCGGTTAAGATTTTGACCCCTCAACCCTTGCTTTATGCTCTGGGCGCTATCATTCTTCTTGCACTTCGCTACAAGAAGTTTCGCCAGTGGTGGCGCTAA
- the csrD gene encoding RNase E specificity factor CsrD: MRLTTKLSAFITLLTGLAIFVTLVGCLLSFYNSVHDKTQQRIMAVVTIIDNQLVSRSPQDLVDHFSELMIPVDITEIRLMADKTYLFQHVLPEGYRPVGTQYTYRTINVALMKHPGMTLRLTYLDPIAVYYHAMFTTTPLTAAVAFMLVILFLAGRWLRRQLSGQELLEIRAGKIISGERGAEVRGSVHEWPPLVSSAMDTLLSDLQSASEQRSRVDTLIRAFAAQDIKTGLNNRLFFDNQLATLLEGQEQVGAHGVVMMIRLPDFELLKETWGNGPVEEYLFTLVNLLSTFVMRYPGALLARYFRSDFAVLLPHRTLKEADGIASQLLNSVDALPSTRMVDRSDMLHIGICAWRSGQTKEQVMEHAEIATRNAAFQGANSWSVYDDKLPEQGRGNVKWRTLLEQVLKQGGPRFYQKPAVDKHGVVHHREIMCRIFDGEQEVLSAEYMPMVRQFGLSEQYDRQIVSRLLPLLNFWPEETLAIQITVDSLIRAPFQRWLRDSLMQCEKSKRARIIFELAEADVCQHISRLQHVVRLITALGARVVIIQAGLTVVSTTYIKELDVELIKLHPGLVRNIGKRTENQLFVKSLVEACNGTRIHVFATGVRTRGEWQTLIDNGVAGAQGDFIAASQPLDSNVKKYSQRYSV; this comes from the coding sequence ATGCGATTAACGACGAAACTTTCAGCCTTTATTACCCTCTTAACCGGGCTTGCGATTTTCGTTACGCTCGTTGGGTGCCTGCTAAGTTTCTATAACTCTGTTCACGATAAAACTCAGCAGCGCATTATGGCTGTTGTCACCATCATTGATAACCAGCTTGTCTCACGCTCGCCTCAGGATCTTGTGGATCACTTTAGCGAGCTGATGATACCGGTGGACATCACCGAAATTCGCCTGATGGCGGATAAAACCTACCTCTTCCAGCATGTTTTACCCGAAGGCTATCGTCCTGTAGGGACGCAATATACATACCGCACTATTAACGTCGCGTTGATGAAGCACCCTGGTATGACGCTGCGGCTGACTTATCTCGATCCGATCGCTGTCTACTATCACGCCATGTTTACCACGACGCCGTTGACTGCAGCGGTCGCTTTTATGCTGGTGATACTCTTCCTGGCCGGGCGCTGGCTAAGACGCCAGCTTTCCGGGCAAGAGCTGCTGGAAATCAGAGCCGGAAAAATCATTAGTGGGGAACGAGGGGCAGAAGTCCGTGGTTCGGTGCATGAATGGCCGCCGCTGGTGAGTAGCGCGATGGATACCCTACTTTCCGATCTGCAAAGCGCCAGCGAGCAGCGAAGCCGCGTGGATACCTTGATCCGGGCATTTGCCGCCCAGGACATTAAAACCGGCCTCAATAACCGTTTGTTCTTTGATAACCAACTGGCCACGCTGCTGGAAGGTCAGGAGCAGGTCGGCGCTCACGGCGTGGTGATGATGATTCGCCTGCCTGATTTTGAGCTATTAAAAGAGACCTGGGGCAATGGCCCGGTTGAAGAATACTTATTCACTTTGGTTAACCTGCTTTCTACCTTTGTAATGCGCTATCCTGGCGCTTTATTAGCTCGCTATTTCCGCAGTGATTTCGCAGTATTGCTGCCGCACCGCACGCTGAAAGAAGCGGATGGTATTGCCAGCCAACTGCTGAATTCCGTAGATGCGCTCCCGTCAACTCGCATGGTTGATCGCAGCGATATGCTGCACATCGGCATTTGCGCGTGGCGCAGCGGGCAAACAAAAGAGCAGGTCATGGAGCACGCGGAAATCGCGACCCGCAATGCCGCTTTCCAGGGGGCCAACAGCTGGTCCGTCTACGACGACAAGCTCCCGGAACAGGGCAGGGGCAACGTGAAATGGCGCACTTTGCTTGAGCAGGTACTCAAACAGGGCGGCCCGCGCTTTTATCAGAAACCAGCGGTTGATAAGCATGGGGTGGTTCACCACCGTGAAATCATGTGCCGAATCTTCGACGGCGAGCAAGAGGTTTTGTCGGCAGAATATATGCCGATGGTCAGGCAGTTTGGTTTATCTGAACAATATGACCGGCAGATAGTGTCCCGGCTGTTGCCGCTGCTAAACTTCTGGCCGGAAGAAACCCTTGCCATTCAAATCACCGTCGACTCGCTGATCCGCGCCCCTTTCCAGCGTTGGCTGCGTGATTCACTGATGCAGTGCGAAAAATCGAAGCGAGCACGGATTATTTTTGAACTTGCTGAGGCAGATGTCTGTCAACACATCAGCCGATTACAACATGTTGTAAGGTTAATCACTGCGTTAGGGGCAAGGGTTGTGATTATCCAGGCGGGATTAACGGTCGTCAGCACAACTTATATAAAAGAGCTGGATGTGGAGTTAATTAAGCTGCATCCGGGTCTGGTCAGAAACATCGGCAAGCGTACCGAAAACCAGCTTTTTGTGAAGAGCCTGGTTGAAGCCTGTAACGGGACGCGAATCCATGTTTTTGCCACAGGAGTGAGGACCCGCGGCGAGTGGCAGACGCTGATTGATAACGGGGTTGCGGGGGCGCAGGGCGATTTTATCGCCGCATCTCAGCCGCTTGACAGTAATGTGAAAAAATATTCACAAAGATATTCGGTTTAA
- the panF gene encoding sodium/pantothenate symporter, with the protein MQNEVIAVLVIYLIAVFGLSVYAMRQRTSGTFLSEYFLGSRSMGGFVLAMTLTTTYISASSFIGGPGAAYKFGLGWVLLAMIQIPTIWLSLGILGKKFAILARRYNAITLNDMLQARYQNRAVVWIASISLLVAFVGAIAVQFIGGARLLETAAGIKYETGLLIFGITIALYTSFGGFRASVLNDTMQGMVMLIGTIVLLVGVVHAAGGLGSAVQTLEHIDPKLVSPQGAGDILTPTFMASFWVLVCFGVIGLPHTAVRCISYKDSKAVHRGIIIGTIVVAILMLGMHLAGALGRAVLPGLTVPDLVIPTLMMKVLPPWAAGLFLAAPMAAIMSNVNAHLLQASATIVKDLWLSASPAKIHQERRLKRISTTTTLVLGILMMLAAWRPPEMIIWLNLLAFGGLEAVFLWPLVLGLYWEKANAAGALSGMIVGGGLYAVLASFGLQLLGFHPIVPSLLFSLLAFLIGNRFGRPIQEPLLVSTTDK; encoded by the coding sequence ATGCAAAATGAAGTGATTGCCGTGCTGGTTATCTACCTGATTGCGGTCTTTGGCCTTTCCGTTTATGCCATGCGCCAGCGCACTTCCGGCACCTTTCTGAGTGAATATTTCCTCGGCAGTCGTTCGATGGGCGGCTTTGTGCTGGCCATGACGCTCACCACCACCTACATCAGTGCCAGTTCGTTTATCGGCGGACCGGGTGCCGCCTATAAGTTCGGCCTGGGCTGGGTGCTGCTGGCCATGATTCAGATCCCGACGATCTGGCTTTCTCTGGGGATCCTCGGGAAGAAATTCGCTATCCTGGCGCGCCGCTATAACGCCATCACGCTGAATGACATGCTCCAGGCTCGCTACCAGAATCGGGCCGTCGTCTGGATTGCCAGTATCAGCCTGTTGGTCGCGTTTGTTGGCGCGATTGCCGTTCAGTTCATCGGTGGCGCGCGGCTGCTGGAAACCGCCGCAGGTATAAAGTATGAAACTGGCCTGCTGATTTTCGGGATTACTATCGCGCTCTATACATCCTTCGGCGGCTTCCGTGCCAGCGTGCTCAATGACACCATGCAGGGCATGGTGATGCTGATAGGCACCATCGTGCTGCTGGTCGGCGTGGTTCATGCCGCAGGCGGGCTGGGCAGCGCGGTACAAACACTAGAACATATCGATCCGAAACTCGTCAGCCCCCAGGGCGCGGGGGACATTCTGACGCCAACGTTTATGGCTTCCTTCTGGGTACTGGTCTGTTTTGGCGTGATCGGCCTGCCCCACACGGCAGTACGCTGCATCTCTTATAAAGACAGCAAAGCCGTCCACCGCGGCATCATCATCGGCACTATTGTGGTCGCAATACTGATGCTGGGTATGCACCTTGCTGGCGCGCTGGGCAGAGCGGTACTCCCGGGCCTGACGGTACCGGATCTGGTTATCCCTACGCTGATGATGAAGGTTCTGCCGCCCTGGGCCGCAGGGTTATTCCTGGCCGCGCCAATGGCCGCCATTATGTCCAACGTGAACGCCCACTTGCTGCAGGCATCCGCGACGATCGTGAAAGACCTGTGGCTTAGCGCAAGTCCGGCTAAAATTCATCAGGAGCGCCGCCTGAAGCGCATTTCCACCACCACTACGCTGGTGTTGGGCATTCTGATGATGCTGGCCGCCTGGCGACCGCCGGAGATGATTATCTGGCTTAATCTGCTGGCCTTCGGGGGCCTGGAGGCCGTTTTTCTGTGGCCTCTGGTGCTGGGTCTCTATTGGGAGAAAGCAAACGCGGCTGGCGCGCTGAGCGGCATGATTGTCGGCGGCGGACTTTACGCGGTGCTCGCCAGTTTCGGCCTGCAGCTCCTGGGCTTCCACCCGATTGTGCCTTCACTCCTGTTCAGCTTGCTGGCGTTCCTGATCGGTAACCGTTTTGGTCGCCCCATTCAGGAACCCCTTCTTGTTTCCACTACTGATAAATAA
- a CDS encoding MDR family oxidoreductase — MQALILEQSEGQTLAAVKTIDHDALPEGNVTVEINYSSLNYKDALAITGKGKIIRNFPMVPGIDFAGKVLTSEDARFQPGQAVLLTGWGVGENHWGGLAEAARVKGDWLVAMPEGLDARKAMIIGTAGFTAMLCVMALEDAGVTPESGEIVVTGASGGVGSTAISLLHKLGYKVAAVSGRESTHDYLRSLGADRILGRDEFAETRPLEKQLWAGAIDTVGDKVLAKVLAQMNYGGCVAACGLAGGFALPTTVMPFILRNVRLQGVDSVMTPPERRTAAWARLVKDLPDAFYQQATTEIGLSEAAKYASDIINNAAQGRTLVKVR; from the coding sequence ATGCAGGCATTAATCCTGGAACAGTCCGAAGGCCAAACCCTGGCCGCGGTAAAAACGATCGACCACGACGCGCTGCCAGAAGGCAACGTCACCGTGGAGATTAATTACTCCAGCCTGAATTACAAAGATGCGCTGGCCATCACCGGTAAAGGCAAAATCATCCGTAATTTCCCGATGGTACCGGGCATCGATTTTGCGGGCAAAGTGCTCACCAGCGAAGACGCTCGCTTTCAGCCTGGCCAGGCAGTGCTGCTCACCGGCTGGGGCGTTGGAGAAAACCATTGGGGCGGCCTGGCGGAAGCCGCGCGGGTGAAAGGTGACTGGCTGGTTGCTATGCCCGAAGGTTTAGACGCACGCAAGGCGATGATTATCGGCACGGCTGGCTTTACCGCGATGCTCTGCGTGATGGCGCTTGAAGACGCAGGCGTGACGCCAGAAAGCGGCGAAATCGTCGTCACTGGCGCAAGCGGCGGCGTGGGTAGCACAGCTATTTCGCTGCTACACAAACTGGGCTATAAAGTGGCCGCCGTATCCGGCCGTGAAAGTACGCATGATTACCTGCGCAGCCTCGGTGCCGACCGCATTCTTGGCCGCGATGAGTTCGCTGAAACCCGTCCGCTTGAAAAACAGCTCTGGGCCGGCGCCATTGATACCGTCGGCGATAAAGTGCTGGCGAAAGTTCTGGCGCAGATGAACTACGGCGGCTGCGTGGCGGCCTGTGGCTTAGCCGGTGGCTTCGCGCTGCCAACCACCGTAATGCCGTTTATTCTGCGTAATGTTCGCCTGCAGGGTGTGGATTCCGTTATGACGCCGCCGGAGCGCCGCACGGCCGCCTGGGCACGTCTGGTGAAAGATTTGCCGGATGCCTTCTACCAGCAAGCAACGACCGAAATCGGCCTGTCAGAAGCGGCGAAGTACGCCAGCGACATCATTAATAATGCCGCTCAGGGCAGAACCCTGGTAAAAGTGCGTTAA
- the msrP gene encoding protein-methionine-sulfoxide reductase catalytic subunit MsrP, giving the protein MKKVTRLTEADVTPESVFMMKRRQVLKALGISAAALSLPQTANADILSWFKGNDRPPAPAGKPLTFTKPEEYQAKLALTPEDKVTGYNNFYEFGLDKADPAANAGGLKTDPWQIKISGEVAKPMTLDHDDLYKRFPLEERIYRMRCVEAWSMAVPWIGFPLHKLLALVEPTSNAKYVAFETLYDPEQMPGQKDRFIGGGLQYPYVEGLRLDEAMHPLTLLTVGVYGKALPPQNGAPIRLTVPWKYGFKGIKSIVSIKLVRELPPTTWNLAAPNEYGFYANVNPHVDHPRWSQASERFIGSGGVLDVKRQPTLLFNGYADQVASLYRGLNLKENF; this is encoded by the coding sequence ATGAAAAAGGTCACCCGGCTCACCGAAGCCGACGTTACGCCAGAATCTGTGTTTATGATGAAGCGTCGCCAGGTACTGAAAGCGCTGGGCATCAGCGCGGCCGCACTGTCACTCCCTCAGACAGCCAACGCCGATATTCTGTCCTGGTTCAAAGGTAACGATCGCCCACCGGCACCTGCCGGCAAACCGCTGACGTTCACTAAGCCAGAAGAGTACCAGGCCAAACTGGCCCTGACCCCGGAAGACAAAGTCACGGGCTACAACAACTTCTATGAATTTGGCCTGGATAAGGCCGATCCTGCCGCTAACGCCGGCGGGCTAAAAACCGATCCCTGGCAGATTAAAATCAGCGGCGAAGTGGCTAAGCCCATGACGCTCGATCACGATGACCTTTATAAGCGCTTCCCGCTGGAAGAACGCATTTACCGCATGCGCTGCGTCGAGGCATGGTCGATGGCCGTACCGTGGATTGGCTTCCCGCTTCACAAGCTGCTCGCCCTGGTTGAACCCACCAGCAACGCAAAATACGTTGCCTTTGAAACGCTTTATGACCCGGAGCAAATGCCGGGCCAGAAGGACCGGTTCATCGGTGGCGGGTTGCAATACCCTTATGTAGAAGGATTGCGGCTGGATGAGGCGATGCATCCGCTCACGCTGTTAACCGTGGGCGTTTATGGTAAAGCTTTACCCCCGCAAAATGGCGCGCCGATTCGCCTCACGGTGCCGTGGAAATATGGCTTTAAAGGCATTAAATCTATCGTCAGCATAAAACTGGTGCGCGAACTGCCGCCTACGACATGGAACCTTGCCGCGCCTAATGAATATGGTTTCTACGCCAACGTAAACCCGCACGTTGATCATCCTCGCTGGTCACAGGCTTCAGAGCGCTTTATTGGCTCGGGCGGCGTGCTGGATGTTAAGCGTCAGCCTACTTTGCTGTTCAACGGCTACGCAGATCAGGTTGCCTCGCTGTATCGCGGCCTGAATTTGAAGGAGAACTTCTGA
- the accC gene encoding acetyl-CoA carboxylase biotin carboxylase subunit, giving the protein MLDKIVIANRGEIALRILRACKELGIKTVAVHSSADRDLKHVLLADETVCIGPAPSVKSYLNIPAIISAAEITGAVAIHPGYGFLSENANFAEQVERSGFIFIGPKAETIRLMGDKVSAITAMKKAGVPTVPGSDGPLDGDMDKNRAHAKRIGYPVIIKASGGGGGRGMRVVRSDAELEQSINMTRAEAKAAFNNDMVYMEKYLENPRHIEIQVLADGQGHAIYLAERDCSMQRRHQKVVEEAPAPGITPELRKFIGDRCAKACIDINYRGAGTFEFLFENGEFYFIEMNTRIQVEHPVTEMITGVDLIKEQLRIAAGQPLSIKQEDVHVTGHAVECRINAEDPNTFLPSPGKITRFHAPGGFGVRWESHIYAGYTVPPYYDSMIGKLICYGETREVAIARMKNALAELIIDGIKTNIDLQTKIMNDENFQHGGTNIHYLEKKLGLQH; this is encoded by the coding sequence ATGCTGGATAAAATTGTCATCGCCAACCGCGGCGAGATTGCACTGCGTATTCTTCGTGCCTGTAAAGAACTGGGCATCAAGACTGTCGCCGTGCACTCAAGCGCGGACCGCGATCTGAAACACGTATTACTGGCGGATGAGACGGTCTGTATCGGCCCGGCTCCTTCCGTAAAAAGCTACCTGAACATCCCGGCAATCATCTCTGCGGCGGAAATTACCGGCGCGGTCGCGATTCACCCGGGTTACGGCTTCCTGTCTGAAAACGCCAACTTTGCCGAGCAGGTTGAGCGCTCCGGCTTTATCTTCATCGGCCCGAAAGCTGAAACTATCCGCCTGATGGGCGACAAAGTTTCCGCGATCACCGCGATGAAGAAAGCAGGCGTACCGACGGTACCAGGTTCTGACGGCCCACTGGACGGCGACATGGATAAAAACCGTGCCCATGCAAAACGCATCGGCTACCCGGTTATTATCAAAGCTTCCGGCGGCGGCGGCGGTCGTGGTATGCGCGTAGTGCGCAGCGACGCGGAGCTCGAGCAATCCATCAACATGACCCGTGCGGAAGCCAAAGCGGCTTTCAACAACGACATGGTTTACATGGAGAAATACCTCGAGAACCCACGCCATATCGAGATTCAGGTTCTGGCCGACGGCCAGGGGCACGCTATCTATCTGGCTGAACGTGACTGCTCCATGCAGCGCCGCCACCAGAAAGTCGTTGAAGAAGCACCAGCCCCGGGCATCACGCCTGAGCTACGTAAATTCATCGGCGACCGCTGCGCCAAAGCCTGCATCGACATTAACTATCGCGGCGCAGGTACCTTTGAGTTCCTGTTCGAAAACGGCGAGTTCTATTTCATCGAAATGAACACCCGTATTCAGGTAGAACACCCGGTTACCGAAATGATTACCGGCGTTGACCTGATCAAAGAGCAGCTGCGTATTGCGGCCGGTCAGCCGCTGTCCATCAAACAGGAAGACGTTCACGTTACCGGCCACGCGGTGGAATGCCGTATCAACGCCGAAGACCCGAACACCTTCCTGCCAAGCCCGGGCAAAATCACGCGCTTCCACGCGCCTGGTGGTTTTGGCGTGCGTTGGGAATCGCATATCTACGCCGGTTACACTGTACCGCCGTACTACGATTCAATGATTGGGAAGCTCATCTGCTACGGCGAAACGCGTGAAGTGGCTATTGCCCGCATGAAAAACGCACTGGCAGAACTGATTATCGATGGCATCAAAACCAATATCGATCTGCAGACCAAAATCATGAACGACGAAAACTTCCAGCACGGTGGAACAAACATCCACTACCTGGAGAAGAAACTCGGTCTTCAGCACTAA
- a CDS encoding YhdT family protein, which yields MDNRFVQAHKEARWALWLTLLYLAAWLVAAYLPDNTQGITGLPHWFEMACLLVPLLFILLCWLMVKYLFRDIPLGDDHAK from the coding sequence ATGGACAACCGTTTTGTTCAGGCCCATAAAGAAGCGCGCTGGGCGCTCTGGCTGACCTTGCTCTATCTTGCCGCATGGTTAGTAGCTGCTTACTTACCTGACAATACACAGGGGATCACCGGATTACCGCACTGGTTCGAGATGGCCTGTCTGCTGGTGCCGCTGCTGTTTATCCTGCTTTGCTGGCTGATGGTGAAATACTTATTCCGCGACATTCCTCTGGGGGATGACCATGCAAAATGA
- the accB gene encoding acetyl-CoA carboxylase biotin carboxyl carrier protein codes for MDIRKIKKLIELVEESGIAELEISEGEESVRISRSPANAGFPMMQQAYAAPMYQPQPQPGLAQAVAPAATPAMEAPASAEVSGHIVRSPMVGTFYRTPSPDAKAFVEVGQKVNVGDTLCIVEAMKMMNQIESDKAGVVKAILIENGQPVEFDEPLVVIE; via the coding sequence ATGGATATTCGTAAGATTAAAAAACTGATCGAGCTGGTTGAAGAATCAGGCATCGCTGAACTGGAAATTTCTGAAGGCGAAGAGTCTGTACGCATCAGCCGCTCCCCGGCAAACGCTGGTTTCCCAATGATGCAACAGGCTTACGCTGCGCCAATGTACCAACCGCAGCCACAGCCAGGTCTGGCTCAGGCCGTTGCACCAGCAGCAACCCCAGCAATGGAAGCCCCTGCATCTGCTGAAGTCAGTGGTCACATCGTACGTTCCCCAATGGTCGGTACCTTCTACCGTACCCCTAGCCCGGACGCCAAAGCGTTTGTGGAAGTGGGCCAGAAAGTTAACGTGGGCGACACCCTGTGCATCGTTGAAGCAATGAAAATGATGAACCAGATCGAATCAGATAAAGCCGGTGTGGTGAAAGCAATTCTGATTGAGAATGGTCAGCCGGTAGAATTTGACGAGCCGCTGGTCGTCATCGAGTAA
- the aroQ gene encoding type II 3-dehydroquinate dehydratase produces the protein MSGEFHILLLNGPNLNMLGTREPEKYGHQTLAEIVNTLEAEATSLGVTLSHLQSNAEYALIDRIHQAKDTVDFILINPAAFTHTSVALRDALLAVDIPFIEIHLSNVHAREPFRHHSYLSDKAIGVICGLGADGYSYALQTAVKRLSKSI, from the coding sequence ATGTCGGGTGAATTTCACATTTTGCTTTTGAATGGCCCTAATCTGAACATGCTGGGCACACGGGAGCCGGAGAAGTACGGCCACCAGACGTTAGCAGAAATTGTTAACACGCTTGAGGCTGAGGCAACAAGCCTTGGCGTGACGCTCAGTCACCTGCAATCTAACGCCGAATATGCGTTGATTGACCGAATTCATCAGGCCAAAGACACTGTGGACTTTATCCTGATTAATCCGGCCGCGTTCACGCATACCAGCGTTGCGCTGCGCGATGCGTTACTGGCGGTGGATATCCCGTTTATCGAGATTCACCTCAGCAATGTGCACGCGCGTGAACCGTTCCGCCATCATTCCTATCTATCAGATAAGGCCATCGGCGTGATCTGCGGATTAGGCGCTGACGGCTATTCATATGCTTTACAGACGGCGGTAAAACGCCTGTCAAAATCCATCTAA
- the mreB gene encoding rod shape-determining protein MreB, with translation MLKKFRGMFSNDLSIDLGTANTLIYVKGQGIVLNEPSVVAIRQDRAGSPKSVAAVGHDAKQMLGRTPGNIAAIRPMKDGVIADFFVTEKMLQHFIKQVHSNSFMRPSPRVLVCVPVGATQVERRAIRESAQGAGAREVFLIEEPMAAAIGAGLPVSEATGSMVVDIGGGTTEVAVISLNGVVYSSSVRIGGDRFDEAIINYVRRNYGSLIGEATAERIKHEIGSAYPGDEVREIEVRGRNLAEGVPRGFTLNSNEILEALQEPLTGIVSAVMVALEQCPPELASDISERGMVLTGGGALLRNLDRLLMEETGIPVVVAEDPLTCVARGGGKALEMIDMHGGDLFSEE, from the coding sequence ATGTTGAAAAAATTTCGTGGCATGTTTTCCAATGACCTGTCCATTGACCTGGGTACTGCGAATACCCTGATTTATGTGAAAGGACAAGGCATCGTACTGAATGAGCCCTCCGTTGTGGCCATTCGCCAGGACCGCGCCGGCTCGCCAAAAAGCGTTGCGGCCGTAGGTCATGATGCTAAACAGATGCTGGGCCGTACCCCGGGCAACATCGCGGCTATCCGTCCGATGAAAGACGGCGTTATCGCTGACTTCTTCGTGACCGAGAAAATGCTGCAGCACTTTATCAAACAGGTTCACAGCAACAGCTTCATGCGCCCAAGCCCGCGCGTGCTGGTTTGTGTACCGGTAGGTGCTACCCAGGTTGAACGCCGTGCGATTCGTGAATCCGCACAGGGTGCAGGCGCTCGCGAAGTGTTCCTGATTGAAGAACCTATGGCTGCGGCAATTGGCGCAGGCCTGCCGGTATCCGAAGCAACCGGCTCTATGGTTGTGGATATCGGTGGCGGTACCACCGAAGTCGCCGTTATCTCCCTGAATGGCGTGGTTTACTCCTCTTCCGTACGTATCGGCGGTGACCGCTTCGATGAAGCTATCATTAACTATGTGCGCCGTAACTACGGTTCACTGATTGGTGAAGCGACCGCAGAACGTATCAAACACGAAATCGGTTCTGCCTACCCGGGCGATGAAGTGCGTGAGATCGAAGTTCGCGGCCGTAACCTGGCTGAAGGTGTGCCGCGTGGCTTCACCCTGAACTCTAACGAAATCCTCGAAGCACTGCAGGAGCCGCTGACCGGTATTGTTAGCGCGGTGATGGTTGCGCTGGAACAGTGCCCGCCAGAGCTGGCATCCGATATCTCCGAGCGCGGTATGGTTCTGACCGGCGGTGGCGCATTGCTGCGTAACCTCGATCGCCTGCTGATGGAAGAGACGGGTATCCCGGTAGTAGTTGCAGAAGATCCACTGACCTGTGTTGCCCGCGGCGGCGGCAAGGCACTGGAAATGATCGACATGCACGGCGGCGACTTGTTTAGCGAAGAGTAA